Within Coffea arabica cultivar ET-39 chromosome 4e, Coffea Arabica ET-39 HiFi, whole genome shotgun sequence, the genomic segment ACGTCTAGGCACTTCCTCTTACGTGGTCGAATTTCTATATTGTATCGTGTAATATAGGATAATTTTATCTCAAGAGTTTAAATGTAGGCATTTCCAATCTTAGGAGCATCTCTCGATTCTGATTGAACTATGCAGTATGTTTGTGATCCTAATATTCCCATTAGCAATAAACTTGTGCTTATGAATGTTTTGGTAAATGGTTAGTGAAAGTGAAGTACATAGTACCATGCTACAAAATGACATGAAAAAACTCATTGACGAAGTTAcaatggtttcaaaagtttcTTGAAGTAGTTTTATAATAATGAGAAACCTTAAGGGTGGTTATTGCAATTACTAGATTTCAATGATTTCTTCCTACTATTCCTAGATATAGATATTATTCTTTGAGTTTATGCTGATTATGACACTGATGTATCATAATATGAATATCTTTTTCGTCTGTGTCGTTTTGCAGtgtatttttggatatttttaaTGTGTGTAACTTGTGGATAATTAATTTTTAGCAGGAAAATAGGGATGAAGAGCAAGAGGCCAAAGGAGGAATTGTCCAGTCATGTTCAGCAAGACGCAGTCGTTCGGCTGCAGTACATAATCAATCAGAACGggtaataaaattattatggCCTTTTCCATCTGGGATCTGGCTAGAAaatatcttcttgtttttccaaaaagaaaaatgaaaatttcaactggtaaattgaaaaaaaaaaaaaattcacttattCGGTCTCTTATAGAAAACCTAATTTCACCAATTCATTATTTAAATGTACACATTTACAGATACTGTTCCCtaatatttcaacattttcatgatttaattttcatgattttttacaaaaatttaacATTTGTAACATCTTTTAACATGTCTCCAATGGGCAATCACTTGATGAACCCAGTACCAAATTGGATAATATTACTCTTTTcactttttgcaaaaaaaaatacCATTTCTTATACTCAAAAAGTAATTATAAATtgaggcatttttttttttttaagacagAAATTGAACCTTTGAAGATATTTGCCACAAGCCCTTGTCAGTAAATTTTCCAATTTAACGGAATGGACTTCTTTCTTCTCGGTAAATAAGCTGTTTAACATCGGTCGATTAACTTCTAAAATCTTCCTTAAGCCCTAGATACTGCCAGCACAAACAAAAATAGTTATTGAATTCAAGAACAaattcttggaaacaaaaaagaaaacaaattgtAAAGCAAGATAAGTACCATTAATTTGTAGGAACTTGATGATATTATGTTGCTGCATTTTCATATGTATCATTGGACACTAATAAATGTGTGACCTGCTACGTGCCCAGAGACGGAGAGATAGAATCAATCAGAAGATGAAAGCTCTACAGAAGTTGGTGCCTAATGCAAGTAAAGTGAGTTGAATTAGCCTCTTTCTCTTAATCAATTTTACATTTTAAGTCATCCTACTTTACATCGACGAAGATCTAATCTAGTACGTGAACACGTGAAACTGTATATAGCAACCATTTCAAGGTttttctaattagttttcaATGGATACGGTTTAGTAAAACAATACACACATTTATATTTTGTGAATCCAACCTAATTTTACTTCGTACAAAACCGACAGTCAGATCCTACTATGAGTGCTCATTGAATACTTAATAGGAAAATTTAAAGCTTAATTATAGTTTACTAAAAGTGATTTTAACTCTAAAATCGTACGTTGTTGGTGTCCTGATTAGATCTTGCCGTTTCTTTTAACTGACAAATTATCTTAATAAAATCAAttgaattttaccaaaaacgAGCTTTATATAAATTaaaccccctttttttttttgaattggaaCAGACTGATAAAGCATCAATGCTTGACGAGGTGATCGATTACTTAAAACAACTTCAAGCTCAAGTTCACATGATGGGTACAGGAGCAATGCCACAAATGATGATGACTCCCCTAGCAATGCAGCAACAGCTACAAATGTCCCTTCTAGCACGTTTGGGCATGGGAGCCGGTGTTGGGGTTGGAATGGGAATGGGAATGCTTGACATCAATTCCATGGCTAGAACTGCACCTCTTTCACTCCAACCCTTCATGCATTCCACCCCAATTGCCTCTGCACCTCCTACATTTGTGCCGCCACCCTTGGTCATGCCACCGAGGATTCCGGCCTGCACTCCACCACCAGCCACGGCCAATGCCACAACTACCACAATTAATGCCTCCGGCGCTTTTAGTGATCCGTACAGTTCATTTTTAGCACAAGTATGTTTACAAATCAGTTCtcttttcttgatttggttctatttaatttgcttttcttttttatggttGTTTTGTTGAgcatttttaaattattttactttAGGGCCTTTATCGATAGATTTTtttatgagataaaaagataattagaaaaaacatatttaaaatttttgtgaaGATGTATTTCCCAAAACAAAGATCCAAATAGACAGACAATTATTGATTTGACTCTCAAATTGACTTTCTTATGCATTTAGTAATATCTACATGGTGCAAATTAAGGAGTTAGCCAAAATTTTAGGTTTTAATcaatttagtttaaaaaaaCTTTTTGCGAACTAGTTGACATACACACGCAGAAGTTTTCTTGTTTACCATACAAAATTAAAGAGTGCTCTTATATTCGTTTAATAACATTTAATAAAGATGCAACAGATCGACTATCGGACTCTTTGCTTAAATACCCACTTCATTCATTTTCAAGTCTGAAGTGCCAAGACATTAAACTATTGCCTACTTTTGTtgatttcttgtttttctttttcttttgcagcAAACAGTAAACATGGACTTTTACAGCAAGATGGCAGCTCTCTTCCGGCAACAAGCTAACCAAACCTCAGCCACCGCGAGCAACCCATTGCAGCCAAATTTCAACCAAGGGAAATAAAGTCATATGTAAATATCCATATCAAGGTactttgttggaaaagaaaGCTAGAAATTGCAAGAACATAATTAATTACATCTTCAACTTAATTAAGAAGTCGTACATGTGCAAACTGTTTTTGCTGTTAAAAGTAGCATTATACCAGGAAACTTAAAAGACTCTTGACCAAGTTGTGAACACTACACCATTCCTTTGAGCAgtactttgaaccagtttggacTGCAAGTTTTGCAGAAAAATATTGTAAcgatatgatatatgtgaggtaaaaaaatgattaaaaaaaaatttctatgaAAACTCGTAATTCAAACAAGGCTTAATATTAAGTATTTTTCTACTTAATCAAATACAAATTTCCTTTCAAGGGAGGGTTAAGTTAGGTGGTAAGATGAGAGGAATTATAAATAGGATGTTCTAGTTCAAGACTTCCCCCttatacaaaaaaaagaaaaataagaattttCTTTCGAAGGTGCTAACCAGTATGCTATATTTACATGCCAAAGTCACAAGTCTACAATTTCATACTCTCAAATATGTGTAATTAGATGTCCTCTATCACAGCTAGTGTTGTACTAATTACAATTCAAAAAAATGTTACATAACTGTGAGAAAAAAATCATTCAATTTAGTTAGTAATATAATCAGGTATTTGGTGGATTTGCTATCATATTTATCATAATACTCTACGTAATCTAAAAGTAACATCCTCATGTATCTCTACCATTTGTGACAAAAAATGCCACTAACCTGGTCCGTCACTACTCATAAATGCTCTTATTGCGTCTATTTTTAATATTAGTCACTAAAATATGGAATACCTTCGGGTTAGTTGCATGCATATGCGAAAGTGTTTTCACTAACAAGCTTCATAAAAAGAAAGATATATCCTAGAAATAAGCAAAACTTTAAAATATTGACATCACATATATATAACCAACTCGTCTTAGATGAGTTGACTATCAGGATGAAATACTTAAAGTGGACTGTAAATCAAAGATTTAATCCTCTCTACCTGCACTAAAATCCCATTCATGTGTAGTAGTGCATCCCTTTGATCTAGAGGAAAGAAGTTGCGGATtgataaaaacaaaagaaaagaatatgtatgtatatatacacaGATACACATATTTTTCTGCTTCCATATTTACTTTTCTTGTGTTCAGAGGCTTACGCAGAACTAGAGGGAATTGAAGGGCTGCACTTAGAAATTAAGGTCTGCCGACATGACAACTGGATTCTAATAAATACTTCAGAATACTTCAACCATCTACCTGTCCTTCTCAACCAAGTGATTTGGAATTTCAgaccgagaaaaaaaaaaaggaaaatcggGATGTAGAATTTAAGAAGGGATACGAGATTAAAATCCAAATCTGCCCTATATATGAATATGATTTTTTACATCCAATTACTAGGATAACAAATGTTTTCTTTAGTACTTTTATTTTAACGGAAAGCCAGCATCAAGGGCAAACTCTTACCTCAATTAGGTTCTTTTGGGGTGTACAAATATGGGAAGATGTGGCAATGGACACCtgattttttctcattttgaaCAAAGTCAAGTTCTGgtattacttttctttttctatttttttcccttttgtagCAGTAAGTTTCTTTCAAGCTATAAATAGCAGTTTGACCCGGGGGGACTATGAATAATTCTCGATGATTTATGTGCACCAcaaatctcaaatgtggtcatGCACGAATGGGGTATGGACCGATTAATCACATCAAAAGGATTTCATGGGACTTCACAAGATGCGCTGCCACTTGATCCTAGAAAAATTTGTAATCCCTTAAATGAAGAGAGAAATCAGTACCACTGAAAATTATGAAGCTTGTCTTATGTAAAATGAGTTCCCACAGCCATGAAATTGGTAATGGATTTAGAGGGAAGGGCTTGACTAATTTGGAAACTATGTATGAAAGGctcaaaaaattaaagaaaaaaaaatacaaaggaGCAATTTTCTGGTAGGTGCAATTAGATACAATTAGACAGTTTGGAGGGACAAAATTAGATAATGACATATAGTTTTATCTTATGTCTAGTCTACTTCATATAATAAATCAGCTTCCCAGCAATGAAGTTGTCAATGGCATTAGAGGGAAGGGCTGGACCGGTACAGATAATGATGTTCTGAGGgctaaattaaataaaagagaTTTCTGGAGGGCTTGATTGACAAAACTGGATATTTCGGACATGGCACAAAATGTTGGTAAGCCCCTTTAATTTTAGGCATGACTCAGCTAAAACTGAGGTTGGCAAAGGACCATTTGCATCATTGTCACAAGCTGGATATCATTAACATGATTGGGGCAAATTGCACTAATgaatggagtgttatctccttcCTATAATAGGAGTCACTTTCTCAAATTCTGTCAATTCTTTTTGTTCTTTCCACGTCCCATCAGATCAGTCCCAGAAATTTCTAGtgatatgagataaaaaaaagtttagcaTCTAGAAAATGGAATAGGTACTCCAATCACGAGGTATGCATacaaagggtttttttttttttttttttaactagtgCTAACTTTTAATTTACGCCGAATTTATTATTTGAATATACACTAATATTTACTGCTTCTTTGTAATTAAATACTTTTcagaattatttttattttgtaaagaAACTTACGCTGAAGTACCCAATTCCTATCTTAACAAGTTTCCATAGAATGTTATCAGACAAAACCACAAAAATTCATTAGGATCACCATATTTTGCTGGATCTTGCTAGGAAAATGGTGCATATATGCAAATGCCTTACCCATTGTCAATAGACCGTAAAATAGTACTATACATTTTCTTGAAGTTAAATACGTACTCAGAAAAGTTTTTCTTGAAGCCTAATCGAGCTGCATGAACCCACACAGATacgtatatatgtgtgtatgtgtatgGATGTATTTATGCATAATTCTTACATTAACAAACTTTTTACTCGTGCCATTATGTTGTATTTTTTATGAGAATTACAATGAGTTTCATAacttttcttctgtttttttttggttttcaataCATTGAAAGAATGTAAATTAGAGAGAGAGCTTTAATCAACTGCAACACTAATATTAGTTACTTAATTAATCTGTGATATTTAATCCAATTTGTATGAGTATTAGTAGAAATTTTTATGGAATTTTCTAACCGGTGCCCATTAGACATTCCTTAAAACACTTAAAATACACCATAacctactatatatatatacacacacacatactaacaAGTATTATCCTCCTTtgcatttatatgaattttccATTTAATTTTACCTACCCTCATttacatttatttacttttcctaattaatttCACATTTCTAAAAATAGGGCACCTAAAGTGTATCTTAATGAGTGCTTAATTAGAATGTTTACAAAGTGGGGAAAAAGCGAAATGAAAGAGAAGTAGAATAATTGTGGTAAGATGCCAATTCTGTTGTCTATCTTCATCGGTACCCTATGGGGGATTCCTTTgatgggaaaagaaaaaaagatagaaagCATAGAGTATTGGACCCCTTAACAGATTTATATAGCATAATTTTAGGAATTAAAATTGATAAAACAAATGCACCACCCGTGGCCTTTGACTTGTAACAAATCACATACTATTTGGTTAGTTATGTTCACACCTTTCTAGGTCGTTTAATGTTCCTGCTCAAAACCTTGTTAAGTATGCTGTTAATCTTTCAGATTCTTGTATATGGAGAAACTCTCctccattttttatttgttctgcACTTGTTGCAGATTCGATCAcatgattaataaaattattctattttattataaaaaaaaaaacttacattttgaagaaataataaaaattgatataagaaacaaaatgtaaaaatttcaagaaagggTCATTTTTAGTGTCAATTTATGTTAAACCCTGTTATTGTAAACAAAACCAAAGATGAAAAATTCAATAGAg encodes:
- the LOC113741933 gene encoding transcription factor PIF7-like isoform X3 — protein: MNRLNHEVAELTWENGQLAMHGLSNILPSPAPTKSTCGRAGDHTLESIVHQATCHHKHSQMMNSMQSQKHDDGDQKLSSKINSTLEFSGTKWGKSSGQVQMLPSTMKKRLRSETESDQCGRFFSGKIHDLGQERSACASASATLCRDNNKDATMVTWASFESPSSCKTKNTTDEDSASHGGLQENRDEEQEAKGGIVQSCSARRSRSAAVHNQSERRRRDRINQKMKALQKLVPNASKTDKASMLDEVIDYLKQLQAQVHMMGTGAMPQMMMTPLAMQQQLQMSLLARLGMGAGVGVGMGMGMLDINSMARTAPLSLQPFMHSTPIASAPPTFVPPPLVMPPRIPACTPPPATANATTTTINASGAFSDPYSSFLAQQTVNMDFYSKMAALFRQQANQTSATASNPLQPNFNQGK
- the LOC113741933 gene encoding transcription factor PIF7-like isoform X1, with protein sequence MSHHFVVPNWNLRHQRQDQLDGGDGNRSSHVQNHQNPSYVVPMLNHEVAELTWENGQLAMHGLSNILPSPAPTKSTCGRAGDHTLESIVHQATCHHKHSQMMNSMQSQKHDDGDQKLSSKINSTLEFSGTKWGKSSGQVQMLPSTMKKRLRSETESDQCGRFFSGKIHDLGQERSACASASATLCRDNNKDATMVTWASFESPSSCKTKNTTDEDSASHGGLQENRDEEQEAKGGIVQSCSARRSRSAAVHNQSERRRRDRINQKMKALQKLVPNASKTDKASMLDEVIDYLKQLQAQVHMMGTGAMPQMMMTPLAMQQQLQMSLLARLGMGAGVGVGMGMGMLDINSMARTAPLSLQPFMHSTPIASAPPTFVPPPLVMPPRIPACTPPPATANATTTTINASGAFSDPYSSFLAQQTVNMDFYSKMAALFRQQANQTSATASNPLQPNFNQGK
- the LOC113741933 gene encoding transcription factor PIF7-like isoform X2; protein product: MSHHFVVPNWNLRHQRQDQLDGGDGNRSSHVQNHQNPSYVVPMLNHEVAELTWENGQLAMHGLSNILPSPAPTKSTCGRAGDHTLESIVHQATCHHKHSQMMNSMQSQKHDDGDQKLSSKINSTLEFSGTKWGKSSGQVQMLPSTMKKRLRSETESDQCGRFFSGKIHDLGQERSACASASATLCRDNNKDATMVTWASFESPSSCKTKNTTDEDSASHGGLENRDEEQEAKGGIVQSCSARRSRSAAVHNQSERRRRDRINQKMKALQKLVPNASKTDKASMLDEVIDYLKQLQAQVHMMGTGAMPQMMMTPLAMQQQLQMSLLARLGMGAGVGVGMGMGMLDINSMARTAPLSLQPFMHSTPIASAPPTFVPPPLVMPPRIPACTPPPATANATTTTINASGAFSDPYSSFLAQQTVNMDFYSKMAALFRQQANQTSATASNPLQPNFNQGK